The Halostella limicola genome includes the window AGAAGAATCATGCGTACGTGGCGACCGGGAACGGTCTCGCCGTCGTGGACTGGCGAAACCCGAACCGACCCGAAGTCGTCGGGTCGATGACGGCCGACGATCCTGCGGGCGGCATCCTCGACGCCAAAGTCGAGGGTGACCTCGCCAGCCTCGCGAGCAACGGCAGCCCGGGTATCACGCTTGTCGACGTGAGCGACCCGACCGACCCGACCGAGATCGGCTTCGTGGACGTCGGCCACCACATCCACAACAACTTCCTCGCCGACGGCTACGCCTACCTCACGGTCAACGAGTCCGGCGAGGCCGCCTTTAGCGAAGCGCGGACCACCATCGTCGACGTACGCGACCCCACGGACCCGGAAATCGTCGGCGAGTACCGCCTCAAGGACGACTTCCCCGAGTTCGCCATGGGCGGCGTCAGTCCGTGTCACGACATCTACGTCCAGGACGACCTGCTGTATCAGGCATTCTGGGACGCGGGTGTCGTCGTCGCTGACGTAAGCGACCCGACCGACCCGCAGCTCGTAACGCAGTTCGGAGACGCGCCGGACGCTGACGGGCCGGGATTCGACTTAGAGCGCTACCTCACCCCTCCCGGGAACGCACACTACGTCCAGCCGTCGCCCGACGGCGACCTCGTCTACGTCGGCGCGGAGACGTTCCCCGGGGTCGTCAAGGACGACCCCGCGGACGATGACTACGGCGGCATTAGGATCTTCGACGTCTCGGACTACGACGACCCGCAGGAACTCGCAGAGATCAGGCCACCGGACGTCGACGCGTTCCGCACGTCGCACAACTTCGACGTCACGGCCAACCGCCTGCATGCGTCGTGGTACAACGGCGGCCTGACCGTCCACGACGTGACCGATCCCACTGCTCCCGACA containing:
- a CDS encoding LVIVD repeat-containing protein, whose product is MRRPRRRDFLKATGALGLTGIAGVGSASPPGNGNGREKDDTLRLFSEVAVDGSLEVSIQKNHAYVATGNGLAVVDWRNPNRPEVVGSMTADDPAGGILDAKVEGDLASLASNGSPGITLVDVSDPTDPTEIGFVDVGHHIHNNFLADGYAYLTVNESGEAAFSEARTTIVDVRDPTDPEIVGEYRLKDDFPEFAMGGVSPCHDIYVQDDLLYQAFWDAGVVVADVSDPTDPQLVTQFGDAPDADGPGFDLERYLTPPGNAHYVQPSPDGDLVYVGAETFPGVVKDDPADDDYGGIRIFDVSDYDDPQELAEIRPPDVDAFRTSHNFDVTANRLHASWYNGGLTVHDVTDPTAPDTVASYHTDDTSFWGAEAARSFTVGSDIGGGLVFLHEDRGKRDSPGFEGTGRPDSPGMR